From the Primulina tabacum isolate GXHZ01 chromosome 3, ASM2559414v2, whole genome shotgun sequence genome, one window contains:
- the LOC142540243 gene encoding regulatory-associated protein of TOR 1-like isoform X1, whose translation MALGDLMAASRFSQSSAAVSNHLEEFSSNDTHVEDGERSVNSSNSVDHNNDNVRDFSETASSSYVVMTTTTSMAYLPQTLVLCEFRHDGFECVPSGPSDSGLVLKWRPRDRMKTGCVALVLCLNISVDPPDVIKISPCARMECWIDPFTMAPQKALETIGRTLNQQYERWQPKARYEISLDPTVDEIKKLCTKCRKYAKSERVLFHYNGHGVPKPTPNGEIWLFNKSYTQYIPLPISDLDSWLKTPSIYVFDCSAAGMIVSAFIELQECSTSSSGPSMRDCILLAACEAHETLPQSVEFPADIFTSCLTTPIKMALRWFCTRSLLHESFDYSLIDKIPGRQTDRKTLLGELNWIFTAVTDTIAWNVLPRELFQKLFRQDLLVASMFRNFLLAERIMRSANCSPISYPVLPPTHQHHMWDAWDMAAEICLSQLPALVEDPNAEFQTSPFFTEQLTAFEVWLDHGSEYKKPPEQLPIVLQVLLSQCHRFRALVLLGRFLDMGPWAVDLALSVGIFPYVLKLLATTTPELRQILVFIWTKILALDKSCQVDLVKDGGHTYFIRFLDSVEAYPEQRAMAAFVLAVIVDGHRRGQEVCMEADLMHVCLKNLQSSSPNEAQTEPLFLQWICLCLGKLWEDFLEAQMIGLQADALAVVEPLLSEPQPEVRAAAVFSLGTLLDFGFDATRDGLGDEDSDDDEKIKAEAGVIKSLLSVVSDGSPLVRAEVAVALARFAFSHNKHIKSVAAAYWKPQSNSVLATLPSFSINGSCSGYTTPVHYKAHGNRVPSPVGPLLRVGNDSQAVTRDGRVSSGSPLATSGIMHGSSLSDDSSQHSDSGAINDFVSNGVVNHSRRRPLDNSLYSQCVLAMCTLAKDPSPRVASLGRRVLSIIGIEQVTKSVKSAGGSAHPNESSSTATTSLSGLARSSSWFELNGGGRLPLTFRTPPVSPPRPSYMTGIRRVSSLDFRPHLMNPPDSGLADSLLGSSGLSGASERSFLPQSTIYNWSCGHFSKPLLTAVDDSEDIIVRREKNEKQALDYIVKCQHSAVSKLHNQIAGWDTRFVTGTKTTLLQPFSPVVIASDENEKIRVWNYEEATLLNSFDNHDYPDKGVSKLCLVNELVENLLLVASNDGNIRIWKNFTSKGEQKLVTAFASIRGHRPGVRAVNAVVDWQQQSGYLFASGEISSITAWDLDKEQLVSTIPLTSDSSISALAVSQVHGGQFAAGFVDGYVRLYDIRTPEMLVSETQPHTQRVERVVGMGFQPGLEPAKLVSASQAGNIQFLDMRAAKKTYLTIEAHRGSLTALAIHRHAPLVASGSAKQFIKIFNLTGDQLGTIRYHPTFMAQKIGSVSCLAFHPYQVLLAAGAADSCVSIYADEISPPR comes from the exons ATGAAGACTGGTTGTGTTGCTCTGGTTCTGTGTTTAAACATTAGTGTCGATCCACCCGACGTAATAAAGATATCTCCTTGTGCACGTATGGAATGCTGGATCG ACCCTTTCACAATGGCACCTCAGAAAGCGCTTGAAACAATAGGTAGAACCTTGAACCAACAATATGAGCGGTGGCAACCAAAG GCTCGTTACGAAATTTCATTGGATCCCACTGTTGATGAAATCAAGAAACTATGCACTAAATGTCGCAAATATGCAAAATCTGAGAGAGTTCTTTTTCACTATAATGGTCATGGTGTACCGAAGCCTACTCCTAATGGTGAAATTTGGCTGTTTAATAAG AGTTATACACAGTACATCCCTTTGCCAATCAGTGATCTGGATTCCTGGTTGAAGACACCCTCTATATATGTTTTTGATTGTTCTGCTGCTGGGATGATTGTTAGTGCCTTCATTGAG CTCCAGGAATGCAGCACTTCAAGTTCAGGACCTTCCATGAGGGACTGTATTTTGCTGGCAGCATGTGAAGCTCATGAGACTCTTCCTCAGAGTGTTGAATTTCCTGCTGATATATTTACTTCTTGCCTCACAACCCCAATAAAAATGGCATTAAGATG GTTTTGCACCCGCTCGTTGCTTCACGAGTCATTTGATTATTCTTTAATTGATAAAATTCCTGGTCGCCAAACTGACCGGAAGACCCTACTTGGTGAGTTGAACTGGATATTCACAGCTGTGACAGACACTATAGCCTGGAATGTACTTCCTCGTG AATTGTTCCAGAAATTGTTCAGACAAGATCTTTTAGTTGCTAGCATGTTCCGGAATTTTTTACTTGCTGAAAGGATTATGCGCTCTGCTAATTGTTCTCCAATTTCATATCCAGTTTTGCCACCAACTCATCAACATCATATGTG GGATGCTTGGGACATGGCTGCTGAAATATGCCTTTCTCAACTTCCAGCTTTAGTTGAGGATCCTAATGCAGAGTTCCAG ACCAGTCCATTTTTTACTGAGCAGTTAACAGCTTTTGAGGTGTGGCTTGATCATGGATCAGAATATAAAAAGCCACCTGAACAGTTACCAATTGTTCTTCAG GTTTTACTCAGCCAGTGCCATAGATTTCGTGCATTGGTTCTTCTCGGTAGATTTTTGGACATGGGGCCTTGGGCTGTGGATCTG GCATTGTCTGTCGGAATATTTCCTTATGTGTTAAAGCTTCTGGCGACGACCACCCCAGAGCTACGTCAAATTCTTGTGTTCATCTGGACAAAGATTCTTGCACTCGATAAG TCTTGTCAGGTCGATCTCGTGAAGGATGGTGGGCACACATATTTCATTAGGTTTCTTGACAGCGTGGAAGCATATCCGGAGCAACGAGCAATGGCTGCATTTGTTTTGGCTGTCATTGTAGATGGTCACAGGCGGGGTCAGGAAGTATGCATGGAAGCTGATCTCATGCATGTTTGTCTCAAAAATCTTCAAAGCTCCTCACCAAATGAGGCACAAACTGAACCTCTATTTCTTCAATGGATATGTTTGTGCCTTGGTAAGTTGTGGGAAGATTTTTTGGAGGCTCAAATGATAGGTTTGCAGGCTGATGCTCTTGCTGTTGTTGAACCTCTACTCTCAGAACCGCAGCCCGAG GTTCGGGCAGCAGCTGTTTTTTCTCTGggaactttacttgattttggATTTGACGCAACAAGAGATGGTCTTGGAGATGAAGACTCTGATGATGATGAAAAAATTAAGGCCGAAGCTGGTGTTATTAAGAGTCTGTTGAGTGTTGTTTCTGATGGAAGCCCACTGGTGCGAGCTGAAGTTGCCGTGG CTCTAGCTCGTTTCGCCTTTAGTCACAACAAACATATTAAGTCGGTTGCTGCTGCTTATTGGAAGCCCCAATCCAACTCAGTGCTCGCAACTCTGCCTTCTTTTTCAATCAATGGTTCTTGTAGTGGATACACAACTCCGGTTCATTACAAGGCACATGGAAATAGAGTTCCATCTCCAGTTGGTCCTTTATTGCGGGTTGGAAATGACAGTCAGGCGGTGACTCGTGATGGGAGAGTCTCCTCTGGTAGCCCTCTTGCTACCTCTGGAATAATGCATGGATCCTCACTTTCTGATGATTCCTCACAGCATTCTGATTCTGGTGCAATAAATGACTTTGTTAGCAATGGAGTTGTTAACCATTCAAGGCGAAGGCCACTAGATAATTCACTATATTCCCAATGTGTATTGGCTATGTGTACTCTAGCGAAGGATCCATCACCACGCGTTGCCAGTCTTGGGCGAAGAGTATTATCCATTATTGGTATTGAACAAGTGACAAAATCGGTTAAATCTGCTGGTGGAAGtgctcatcccaatgaatcatCCTCAACGGCAACCACCAGTCTTTCTGGACTGGCTCGTTCCTCTTCTTGGTTTGAACTGAATGGTG GAGGCCGTCTGCCATTGACATTTAGAACCCCTCCAGTTAGTCCTCCCAGGCCAAGCTACATGACAGGAATACGGAGAGTAAGCTCCTTGGATTTTAGGCCGCACCTAATGAATCCTCCGGACTCAGGACTTGCTGATTCACTATTAGGTTCTTCTGGACTATCTGGAGCTTCTGAGCGTAGTTTTCTTCCACAATCGACGATCTATAATTGGAGCTGTGGTCACTTTTCAAAGCCACTTCTTACTGCAGTGGATGATAGCGAAGATATAATTGTTAGAAGAGAAAAAAATGAGAAACAAGCGCTAGACTACATTGTGAAATGTCAACACTCTG CTGTGAGTAAACTGCATAATCAAATCGCCGGTTGGGATACCAGATTTGTGACTGGTACCAAGACCACACTGTTACAGCCCTTTTCGCCTGTTGTGATTGCTTCAGATGAAAATGAAAAGATTAG GGTATGGAATTATGAGGAAGCTACTCTTCTTAACAGTTTCGATAACCATGATTATCCTGATAAAGGCGTTTCGAAGCTCTGTCTTGTAAATGAGCTTGTTGAGAACTTGCTCCTTGTAGCATCAA ATGATGGAAACATTcggatttggaaaaatttcaCCTCAAAAGGGGAGCAGAAATTAGTTACTGCATTTGCTTCAATTCGTGGTCACAGACCTGGTGTACGTGCTGTGAATGCTGTTGTTGATTGGCAGCAGCAGTCTGGATATCTT TTTGCATCAGGCGAAATTTCATCTATCACAGCGTGGGATCTGGATAAAGAGCAACTCGTCAGCACTATTCCCTTGACATCTGATTCTAGCATCTCAGCATTG GCTGTTTCTCAAGTTCACGGTGGTCAATTTGCTGCTGGTTTTGTGGATGGCTATGTCCGGTTATATGACATTCGTACTCCTGAAAT gCTGGTTAGTGAAACCCAACCTCACACCCAACGCGTTGAAAGAGTTGTAGGGATGGGCTTCCAACCTGGACTTGAACCGGCAAAG ctcgtgagtgcATCTCAGGCTGGTAATATCCAGTTTCTTGACATGAGAGCCGCCAAAAAGACATACCTCACCATTGAAGCCCATAGGGGATCACTTACAGCATTGGCCATTCATCGGCATGCACCCCTTGTTGCTAGTGGCTCTGCTAAGCAATTTATCAAAATATTCAACTTGACGGGTGATCAGTTAGGCACCATTAGGTATCACCCCACTTTCATGGCTCAGAAGATTGGATCTGTTAGCTGCCTTGCCTTCCATCCCTATCAAGTTCTGCTGGCTGCCGGAGCGGCTGATTCTTGTGTTTCAATATATGCCGATGAGATCTCTCCACCAAGATGA
- the LOC142540243 gene encoding regulatory-associated protein of TOR 1-like isoform X2, whose translation MALGDLMAASRFSQSSAAVSNHLEEFSSNDTHVEDGERSVNSSNSVDHNNDNVRDFSETASSSYVVMTTTTSMAYLPQTLVLCEFRHDGFECVPSGPSDSGLVLKWRPRDRMKTGCVALVLCLNISVDPPDVIKISPCARMECWIDPFTMAPQKALETIGRTLNQQYERWQPKSYTQYIPLPISDLDSWLKTPSIYVFDCSAAGMIVSAFIELQECSTSSSGPSMRDCILLAACEAHETLPQSVEFPADIFTSCLTTPIKMALRWFCTRSLLHESFDYSLIDKIPGRQTDRKTLLGELNWIFTAVTDTIAWNVLPRELFQKLFRQDLLVASMFRNFLLAERIMRSANCSPISYPVLPPTHQHHMWDAWDMAAEICLSQLPALVEDPNAEFQTSPFFTEQLTAFEVWLDHGSEYKKPPEQLPIVLQVLLSQCHRFRALVLLGRFLDMGPWAVDLALSVGIFPYVLKLLATTTPELRQILVFIWTKILALDKSCQVDLVKDGGHTYFIRFLDSVEAYPEQRAMAAFVLAVIVDGHRRGQEVCMEADLMHVCLKNLQSSSPNEAQTEPLFLQWICLCLGKLWEDFLEAQMIGLQADALAVVEPLLSEPQPEVRAAAVFSLGTLLDFGFDATRDGLGDEDSDDDEKIKAEAGVIKSLLSVVSDGSPLVRAEVAVALARFAFSHNKHIKSVAAAYWKPQSNSVLATLPSFSINGSCSGYTTPVHYKAHGNRVPSPVGPLLRVGNDSQAVTRDGRVSSGSPLATSGIMHGSSLSDDSSQHSDSGAINDFVSNGVVNHSRRRPLDNSLYSQCVLAMCTLAKDPSPRVASLGRRVLSIIGIEQVTKSVKSAGGSAHPNESSSTATTSLSGLARSSSWFELNGGGRLPLTFRTPPVSPPRPSYMTGIRRVSSLDFRPHLMNPPDSGLADSLLGSSGLSGASERSFLPQSTIYNWSCGHFSKPLLTAVDDSEDIIVRREKNEKQALDYIVKCQHSAVSKLHNQIAGWDTRFVTGTKTTLLQPFSPVVIASDENEKIRVWNYEEATLLNSFDNHDYPDKGVSKLCLVNELVENLLLVASNDGNIRIWKNFTSKGEQKLVTAFASIRGHRPGVRAVNAVVDWQQQSGYLFASGEISSITAWDLDKEQLVSTIPLTSDSSISALAVSQVHGGQFAAGFVDGYVRLYDIRTPEMLVSETQPHTQRVERVVGMGFQPGLEPAKLVSASQAGNIQFLDMRAAKKTYLTIEAHRGSLTALAIHRHAPLVASGSAKQFIKIFNLTGDQLGTIRYHPTFMAQKIGSVSCLAFHPYQVLLAAGAADSCVSIYADEISPPR comes from the exons ATGAAGACTGGTTGTGTTGCTCTGGTTCTGTGTTTAAACATTAGTGTCGATCCACCCGACGTAATAAAGATATCTCCTTGTGCACGTATGGAATGCTGGATCG ACCCTTTCACAATGGCACCTCAGAAAGCGCTTGAAACAATAGGTAGAACCTTGAACCAACAATATGAGCGGTGGCAACCAAAG AGTTATACACAGTACATCCCTTTGCCAATCAGTGATCTGGATTCCTGGTTGAAGACACCCTCTATATATGTTTTTGATTGTTCTGCTGCTGGGATGATTGTTAGTGCCTTCATTGAG CTCCAGGAATGCAGCACTTCAAGTTCAGGACCTTCCATGAGGGACTGTATTTTGCTGGCAGCATGTGAAGCTCATGAGACTCTTCCTCAGAGTGTTGAATTTCCTGCTGATATATTTACTTCTTGCCTCACAACCCCAATAAAAATGGCATTAAGATG GTTTTGCACCCGCTCGTTGCTTCACGAGTCATTTGATTATTCTTTAATTGATAAAATTCCTGGTCGCCAAACTGACCGGAAGACCCTACTTGGTGAGTTGAACTGGATATTCACAGCTGTGACAGACACTATAGCCTGGAATGTACTTCCTCGTG AATTGTTCCAGAAATTGTTCAGACAAGATCTTTTAGTTGCTAGCATGTTCCGGAATTTTTTACTTGCTGAAAGGATTATGCGCTCTGCTAATTGTTCTCCAATTTCATATCCAGTTTTGCCACCAACTCATCAACATCATATGTG GGATGCTTGGGACATGGCTGCTGAAATATGCCTTTCTCAACTTCCAGCTTTAGTTGAGGATCCTAATGCAGAGTTCCAG ACCAGTCCATTTTTTACTGAGCAGTTAACAGCTTTTGAGGTGTGGCTTGATCATGGATCAGAATATAAAAAGCCACCTGAACAGTTACCAATTGTTCTTCAG GTTTTACTCAGCCAGTGCCATAGATTTCGTGCATTGGTTCTTCTCGGTAGATTTTTGGACATGGGGCCTTGGGCTGTGGATCTG GCATTGTCTGTCGGAATATTTCCTTATGTGTTAAAGCTTCTGGCGACGACCACCCCAGAGCTACGTCAAATTCTTGTGTTCATCTGGACAAAGATTCTTGCACTCGATAAG TCTTGTCAGGTCGATCTCGTGAAGGATGGTGGGCACACATATTTCATTAGGTTTCTTGACAGCGTGGAAGCATATCCGGAGCAACGAGCAATGGCTGCATTTGTTTTGGCTGTCATTGTAGATGGTCACAGGCGGGGTCAGGAAGTATGCATGGAAGCTGATCTCATGCATGTTTGTCTCAAAAATCTTCAAAGCTCCTCACCAAATGAGGCACAAACTGAACCTCTATTTCTTCAATGGATATGTTTGTGCCTTGGTAAGTTGTGGGAAGATTTTTTGGAGGCTCAAATGATAGGTTTGCAGGCTGATGCTCTTGCTGTTGTTGAACCTCTACTCTCAGAACCGCAGCCCGAG GTTCGGGCAGCAGCTGTTTTTTCTCTGggaactttacttgattttggATTTGACGCAACAAGAGATGGTCTTGGAGATGAAGACTCTGATGATGATGAAAAAATTAAGGCCGAAGCTGGTGTTATTAAGAGTCTGTTGAGTGTTGTTTCTGATGGAAGCCCACTGGTGCGAGCTGAAGTTGCCGTGG CTCTAGCTCGTTTCGCCTTTAGTCACAACAAACATATTAAGTCGGTTGCTGCTGCTTATTGGAAGCCCCAATCCAACTCAGTGCTCGCAACTCTGCCTTCTTTTTCAATCAATGGTTCTTGTAGTGGATACACAACTCCGGTTCATTACAAGGCACATGGAAATAGAGTTCCATCTCCAGTTGGTCCTTTATTGCGGGTTGGAAATGACAGTCAGGCGGTGACTCGTGATGGGAGAGTCTCCTCTGGTAGCCCTCTTGCTACCTCTGGAATAATGCATGGATCCTCACTTTCTGATGATTCCTCACAGCATTCTGATTCTGGTGCAATAAATGACTTTGTTAGCAATGGAGTTGTTAACCATTCAAGGCGAAGGCCACTAGATAATTCACTATATTCCCAATGTGTATTGGCTATGTGTACTCTAGCGAAGGATCCATCACCACGCGTTGCCAGTCTTGGGCGAAGAGTATTATCCATTATTGGTATTGAACAAGTGACAAAATCGGTTAAATCTGCTGGTGGAAGtgctcatcccaatgaatcatCCTCAACGGCAACCACCAGTCTTTCTGGACTGGCTCGTTCCTCTTCTTGGTTTGAACTGAATGGTG GAGGCCGTCTGCCATTGACATTTAGAACCCCTCCAGTTAGTCCTCCCAGGCCAAGCTACATGACAGGAATACGGAGAGTAAGCTCCTTGGATTTTAGGCCGCACCTAATGAATCCTCCGGACTCAGGACTTGCTGATTCACTATTAGGTTCTTCTGGACTATCTGGAGCTTCTGAGCGTAGTTTTCTTCCACAATCGACGATCTATAATTGGAGCTGTGGTCACTTTTCAAAGCCACTTCTTACTGCAGTGGATGATAGCGAAGATATAATTGTTAGAAGAGAAAAAAATGAGAAACAAGCGCTAGACTACATTGTGAAATGTCAACACTCTG CTGTGAGTAAACTGCATAATCAAATCGCCGGTTGGGATACCAGATTTGTGACTGGTACCAAGACCACACTGTTACAGCCCTTTTCGCCTGTTGTGATTGCTTCAGATGAAAATGAAAAGATTAG GGTATGGAATTATGAGGAAGCTACTCTTCTTAACAGTTTCGATAACCATGATTATCCTGATAAAGGCGTTTCGAAGCTCTGTCTTGTAAATGAGCTTGTTGAGAACTTGCTCCTTGTAGCATCAA ATGATGGAAACATTcggatttggaaaaatttcaCCTCAAAAGGGGAGCAGAAATTAGTTACTGCATTTGCTTCAATTCGTGGTCACAGACCTGGTGTACGTGCTGTGAATGCTGTTGTTGATTGGCAGCAGCAGTCTGGATATCTT TTTGCATCAGGCGAAATTTCATCTATCACAGCGTGGGATCTGGATAAAGAGCAACTCGTCAGCACTATTCCCTTGACATCTGATTCTAGCATCTCAGCATTG GCTGTTTCTCAAGTTCACGGTGGTCAATTTGCTGCTGGTTTTGTGGATGGCTATGTCCGGTTATATGACATTCGTACTCCTGAAAT gCTGGTTAGTGAAACCCAACCTCACACCCAACGCGTTGAAAGAGTTGTAGGGATGGGCTTCCAACCTGGACTTGAACCGGCAAAG ctcgtgagtgcATCTCAGGCTGGTAATATCCAGTTTCTTGACATGAGAGCCGCCAAAAAGACATACCTCACCATTGAAGCCCATAGGGGATCACTTACAGCATTGGCCATTCATCGGCATGCACCCCTTGTTGCTAGTGGCTCTGCTAAGCAATTTATCAAAATATTCAACTTGACGGGTGATCAGTTAGGCACCATTAGGTATCACCCCACTTTCATGGCTCAGAAGATTGGATCTGTTAGCTGCCTTGCCTTCCATCCCTATCAAGTTCTGCTGGCTGCCGGAGCGGCTGATTCTTGTGTTTCAATATATGCCGATGAGATCTCTCCACCAAGATGA
- the LOC142540244 gene encoding LOW QUALITY PROTEIN: uncharacterized protein LOC142540244 (The sequence of the model RefSeq protein was modified relative to this genomic sequence to represent the inferred CDS: deleted 1 base in 1 codon) — protein sequence MAFSSLALNTNHVHLNFCPSNGCLAQLATPASAIRALVLNSPSKKRSLGFQRCSRGVGLVVASAGIADLKVASDRTASDEGRILRVGLVCGGPSAERGISLNSARSVLDHIQGDDLHVSCYYIDCNLRAYAISSAQLYSNTPADFDFKLESLARGFNSLSDFAEHLAASVDIVFPVIHGRFGEDGGIQELLEKSNVPFVGTRSTECRKAFDKHDASLELHKHGFVTVPSFLIQGTENDEAELSTWFTKYHLDAEEGKVVVKPTRAGSSIGVTVAYGVTDSLQKANAIISDGIDDKVLVEIFLEGGCEFTTIVLDMGPGSDCQPVALLPTEVELQAPGSIDPSEKDVIFNYRRKYLPTKQVAYYTPPRFPEDVIKNIREGASLLFQRLGLRDFARIDGWFLPPSAHTAYLTGNKIGKSKSGTILFTDINLVSGMEQTSFLFQQASKIGLSHSNILRTIILHACLRFPNLLEHNMVSSSSLRLKSSQALSEHQDAQKVFVIFGGSTSERQVSLMSGTNVWLNLQAFDDLEVIACLLAPGNGFSPNLDSDKENMGISSRVVWSLPYSIVLRHTTEEVLDACLEAIEPVRAALTFHLRSQVMNDIMEALKGRDWFQGFDLSDDLPKRCSLEQWIKHAKAVGATVFIAVHGGIGEDGTLQSLLEAEGVPYTGPGVMASKTCMDKVATSVSLQHLVDHGVLTIPKDVRRKDDFLKMPVLNVWHELTSKLQSGTLCVKPARDGCSTGVARLRCDGDLAVYVKALENCLPQIPPNSLSKAHGVIEMPIPPPELLIFEPFIETDEIVVSSKSSEENMHHLLWKGNSRWVEVTVGVVGKHGSMHSLSPSITVKESGDILSLEEKFQGGTGINLTPPPLSIIRSDALERCKKRIELIANTLQLEGFSRIDAFVNVDSGEVLIIEVNTVPGMTPSTVLIHQALEEKPPMYPHRFFRTLLDLASERSL from the exons ATGGCTTTCTCTTCGCTCGCTCTGAATACTAATCACGTGCATCTTAATTTCTGCCCCAGTAACGGATGCTTGGCACAGCTGGCAACTCCGGCATCCGCTATCCGAGCTCTTGTCCTTAACTCACCATCCAAAAAGAGGAGTTTGGGATTCCAACGCTGTTCTCGAGGAGTTGGACTAGTGGTGGCATCCGCCGGGATAGCAGACCTGAAGGTAGCGAGTGATCGCACCGCTAGCGACGAAGGTAGGATTTTGAGAGTTGGACTTGTATGCGGTGGTCCTTCCGCAGAGCGTGGAATTTCACTAAACTCTGCTCGATCGGTGCTCGATCATATTCAG GGTGACGATTTGCATGTAAGCTGCTATTACATTGACTGCAATCTCAGAGCATATGCCATATCATCTGCTCAG ttgTACTCGAACACACCTGCCGACTTTGATTTCAAACTTGAAAG CCTTGCCCGTGGTTTCAATTCTTTGTCTGATTTCGCTGAACACCTAGCCGCCTCTGTGGACATTGTTTTTCCTGTAATACATGGACGCTTTGGAGAAGATGGTGGCATCCAA GAGCTATTGGAAAAGTCGAACGTTCCATTTGTTGGAACCCGCTCCACTGAATGTCGCAAGGCTTTTGATAAA CATGATGCCTCTTTGGAGCTTCACAAACATGGATTTGTTACAGTACCCAGTTTTCTAATTCAG GGAACTGAAAATGATGAAGCTGAGTTGTCAACTTGGTTTACCAAATATCATCTGGATGCAGAAGAAGGAAAAGTTGTG GTAAAACCTACCAGAGCAGGGTCAAGCATTGGAGTTACAGTTGCTTATGGTGTTACTGATTCTCTCCAAAAAGCGAATGCAATTATTTCAGAT GGAATTGATGATAAGGTTCTTGTTGAAATTTTTCTGGAAGGAGGTTGTGAATTTACAACTATTGTCCTTGACATGGGCCCTGGTTCGGATTGTCAGCCTGTTGCTCTACTGCCAACAGAG GTTGAACTGCAAGCTCCAGGCAGCATTGACCCGAGTGAAAAGGACGTTATATTCAATTATCGGCGAAAGTACCTACCAACAAAACAG GTAGCATACTATACTCCACCTCGATTTCCAGAAGACGTTATAAAAAATATACGTGAAGGAGCTTCGTTGTTATTTCAACGGCTTGGCCTCCGTGATTTTGCTAGAATTGATGGTTGGTTTTTGCCACCTTCTGCTCATACGGCTTATCTTACCGGCAATAAGATTGGAAAGTCCAAGTCAGGCACAATACTTTTCACTGACATTAACCTG GTTAGTGGGATGGAGCAAACGAGTTTCTTATTTCAGCAAGCTTCTAAG ATTGGGCTTTCACATTCTAATATCCTACGGACCATAATCCTACATGCTTGCTTGCGGTTTCCAAATCTCCTGGAACACAATATGGTTTCAAGTTCCTCGCTAAGATTGAAATCTTCACAAGCTTTATCGGAACATCAAGATGCCCAGAaagtttttgttatttttggtgGCAGTACATCGGAGCGGCAAGTATCTTTAATGAGTGGAACTAATGTTTGGCTAAACCTGCAAGCATTTGATGAT CTTGAGGTAATAGCATGTTTGCTTGCTCCTGGAAATGGTTTTTCACCTAATTTGGACTCGGACAAGGAAAATATGGGAATAAGCTCCAGGGTGGTCTGGTCCTTGCC TTATTCCATTGTGCTTAGACATACTACAGAAGAAGTGCTTGATGCATGTCTTGAGGCAATTGAACCCGTCCGAGCAGCATTGACATTTCATTTGCGGAGCCAAGTAATGAATGACATCATGGAAGCCTTAAAAGGACGAGATTGGTTCCAAGGTTTTGATTTATCTGATGATTTACCGAAGAGATGTTCCCTGGAACAGTGGATCAAGCATGCGAAGGCAGTTGGGGCAACAGTTTTTATTGCAG TACATGGAGGCATAGGTGAAGATGGAACACTCCAATCATTATTGGAGGCTGAAGGAGTCCCTTAtacag GTCCAGGTGTGATGGCGTCCAAGACATGCATGGATAAAGTTGCCACGTCAGTTTCCCTCCAACAT CTCGTAGATCATGGCGTCCTTACTATTCCTAAGGATGTCAGAAGGAAAGATGACTTCCTGAAAATGCCTGTCCTTAACGTTTGGCACGAGTTGACATCAAAACTTCAGTCTGGAACTTTATGTGTTAAACCAGCTAGAGACGGTTGCTCAACTGGAGTGGCAAGATTACG GTGCGATGGAGATCTAGCAGTGTACGTTAAAGCACTGGAGAATTGTCTTCCGCAGATTCCTCCTAATAGTCTATCAAAG GCACATGGAGTGATTGAGATGCCAATTCCT CCTCCAGAGCTCTTAATATTTGAGCCATTTATCGAGACCGATGAGATAGTAGTTTCCTCCAAATCAAGTGAGGAAAATATGCACCATCTTCTATGGAAAGGTAACAGCAGATGGGTAGAAGTAACGGTTGGCGTTGTAGGAAAACATGGATCAATGCATTCATTGTCTCCTAGCATTACCGTGAAAGAATCCGGAGATATATTATCTCTCGAGGAGAAATTTCAAG gTGGTACTGGCATCAATTTGACACCACCTCCCCTCTCTATTATAAG AAGTGACGCCTTAGAGAGATGTAAAAAGCGTATTGAACTCATAGCAAATACGCTGCAGTTGGAGGGATTTTCAAGAATCGACGCATTCGTTAACGTTGACAGTGGCGAG GTATTAATCATAGAAGTTAATACTGTTCCCGGGATGACGCCTTCCACCGTATTAATTCACCAG GCACTTGAAGAAAAGCCTCCGATGTATCCTCACAGATTCTTCCGTACTCTGCTGGATTTGGCTTCTGAGAGATCTTTGTAA